The DNA sequence CTGAAGCTGGTCGTACAAGGCAAGTCTGTTGCGGCAAAGCGTATGATGGATTATCTGCCTCCGTATTGGCATACAAGCGTTGAAATGCAGAAGGTATTGGAGTCTGACGGTCTGGAGATCGATCGGCTTTTGAATGCAATTATGAGTATCTATACGGATGCGTTTATCTTATCCGCAAGCGAAAGTCGTATCAAGGAGTGGGAACAGGATCTTAAGATCATCCCCGCGGGAACATTGGAACAGAGACGTCTGTATGTGCTGTCAAAGCTGAGGGGTGCAGGCAAGCTGAATGAGGCGAAGATCAAGAGTATCGTTGCCGCGTTCACAGGCGGGGATTGTATCGTAACGTTTGCCAACAGCGAGATCAACATCAAGGTTCTGCCGCCGAACAACGGAGAGGTGTTTCTTTTTCCTGATGTGGAAAGAAGCATTAAACCGCGCAAGCCCGCACATTTGGGGTTGGTCGTTGAGCGGTATTATTCGACATGGGGCGATATCAAGGAGCAGTTCGGCAGCTGGGCAGACGTATCAAATATGAAAGCGGACTGGAGAGCAGTCATTAATCATATCCGATGATCATCAAGAGCGTATTGATAGCTCCGCGCGTGGTATCAGTGGGAAGCCCTGTGACTGTTACCGCATCGTTCGATACGGTGTTCCCATGGCTGACATTGAAA is a window from the Selenomonadales bacterium genome containing:
- a CDS encoding DUF2313 domain-containing protein, with the protein product MLYIKAMIDGVTYFLQQQTNGNWVRLLTAPSLPGTYGVTITAVMENGNIIILDENNEIYSELLKLVVQGKSVAAKRMMDYLPPYWHTSVEMQKVLESDGLEIDRLLNAIMSIYTDAFILSASESRIKEWEQDLKIIPAGTLEQRRLYVLSKLRGAGKLNEAKIKSIVAAFTGGDCIVTFANSEINIKVLPPNNGEVFLFPDVERSIKPRKPAHLGLVVERYYSTWGDIKEQFGSWADVSNMKADWRAVINHIR